Within the Enterobacter bugandensis genome, the region CATTTTTATAACGATATTTGTCGTTAAGGACTTCAAGGGAAAATAAACAAAATGGTCAAATCTCAACCGTTTCTGAGATATATCTTACGGGGGATCCCGGCGATAGCAGTCGCGGTACTGTTATCTGCATGTAGTACATCGAACACCGCAAAGAATATGCATCCTGAGACGCGTGTTGTGGGAATGGAAGATTCCTCTTCACTGCAAGCCTCTCAGGATGAATTTGAAAATATGGTACGTAATCTGGACGTGAAGTCCCGCATTATGGACCAGTATGCTGACTGGAAAGGCGTGCGTTACCGTCTTGGCGGCAGCACTAAAAAAGGCATTGATTGTTCCGGCTTTGTACAGCGTACCTTCCGCGAGCAATTTGGGTTAGATCTTCCGCGTTCGACCTACGAACAGCAGGAGATGGGCAAGTCGATTTCACGTACCAAACTGCGCACCGGCGATTTAGTGCTGTTCCGTGCAGGTTCTACCGGTCGAC harbors:
- the mepS gene encoding bifunctional murein DD-endopeptidase/murein LD-carboxypeptidase, whose protein sequence is MVKSQPFLRYILRGIPAIAVAVLLSACSTSNTAKNMHPETRVVGMEDSSSLQASQDEFENMVRNLDVKSRIMDQYADWKGVRYRLGGSTKKGIDCSGFVQRTFREQFGLDLPRSTYEQQEMGKSISRTKLRTGDLVLFRAGSTGRHVGIYIGNDQFVHASTSSGVTISSMNEPYWKKRYNEARRVLTRS